ATACATCGATGGGCAGTTCTCTGGAAATCTCGGGGAGATACTGATAAGGTAATCCATCTGCGAATCTGTTATCGTAGTTAGAATGAGTCAGTAGTATATGGTTATATATTTGGTGAAATTTCACAGGAAAACAATATCCCCTCTTATGAAGTTTGTATCATACATTTTGATTCTGTGAATTTACGACTCGTAGGACTCCTATAGTCTTACAAGTGAACAAGCTGTATCAGCTGTGGCAGTGCCATATTCTTCGAAATTAGTTTTTACGTCACATGAGTTGTTTGTTATCTATGGAATCCAATGGATCGATGACCACTATTCTGATTTGCTGCTCAATCTGCAGATGCAACAATGTTATGTACCTCCGAGGCGTTCCAGAGGACACAGAGATAGAAGATGCAGAGTGAAGAGTACATGGACTGTTCTTAGGTTGATGCATGTTGTCCGCTACTGTAAAACAGTCATAGCTCGTCTCCGATTGCACTTTGCGGGCACCGAGCCATGTTAACTCGAGTTCTGTATCccgaatgaatgaatgatcaACTTGCATGTTTTAAACGGCTGATTGGTGATTGCTGATTCCTTCTGTAGCGATACGTTGTGATGCTAGGAATGTACCGTTTTAACTGTGTATGCTGAGTTTCTGACCAACAAATCTAAGCCAGTGGTGATCAATCCCATCTCAAACTCAATTGTCAGCAAATCACTCGTACGATACGACAATAGGGCACGGTAACaaatctagttttttttttttttttgcaagtgtGAGGATATATGTTCATGCTCAGTTTGCAAGTTAATTTACCGTCGTCGTACTGAAGACATCGTAGACATTGTCTCTTGTACTTGCCACATAaattttgtaatggcataaaAACACAACAACGCACATTTAGTTTGAAACATTTAAATCTCACATAAACCTTGCGTACGTGAACTTTGTTGGAAAAAACAATTCAATTCAATCCTTGTTCGAACCTAAGCAAAATCTCCTCCTACTAAATTATATAAGATCAAACAAAATTTGCAAATATCTCGATCACCTCTCCCATCAGCTGCTGCGCCCTACAAACCCGTCACCAACACGCAAGCCAACGCCATGACCACTCCAGCACCAAACCACAACCTCATCGCCTCCACCGCCCGATTCCCATCCGACGGCTCCGGCGCAGCGACCGGGATCGTCTCCGTCGTGCCTTCCTCCACGGGCATCGTCACGGGCGGCACCGCCGGAAGCACcggggccggcgccgggcTGGGCGCGACGGCCATGGAACGGATCCTCCTGGGCGGCGGTGGGCCGAACCTGGGCCTTGAAATCACCCCAGGCGGCACAACAAAGTTACTAATCTGCAACACAGATATATTATACGGCTTAGCCGTAACAGCCTTCTTAAACGGGGCGTTCACTAAcgctcccggcgccgccgaagcAAACACGGCGCCGCCGTTCCCCGTCGGCGTGATCGTCAGGAACCCGGATCTATCCCCGGCGGGGGCCACCCCCATGGTCTGGTACAGCGTTGTGGCCACGACGGGCGGGGCccccgggcggccacgtggcaggGCCGCCAGCTTGGCGGCGTCGATGTAGTCGAGGATGACGTGGACGGCGAGCAGCTCCACGAGGGCGGCGCGTGGCAGCCGCGAGCTCCGGCGCAGGAGCCAGTCCACGTCGGCGTTGACCGGCGCCAGGATGGTCACCGTGCCACGGCGGTTGATCTGGGCGGACACCTTGGTCTTGGTTAGGAGGTAGTTGAAGAGCGTGAAGTCCGGGAACCGGCCCAGGATCTCCGTCACGTTGAACagtgccggcggcgccgccgcggctacCGTGTCGGCGGggtctgcggcggcggcggcggcggcggcattgcCGGCTGccgggaagaggaggaagaggagcgcgaggagggAGAGCTTGGGAGGCGCCATTGCCGGCCCGTGCACACGTATAGAACCCAGGTAGTAGCTAGATCAGTGCTTAGTGGTGCTAATTAATTTGCTAGTGTTGGCTTGGGTGATTGGGTTGTGGTTATataggagagggaggagaaagTGCGTGGCGGGGGGAGAGTGATCAGAGGGGGGTTAAGCAGTTGGAGGTGTGGTTAATCAGTCTTCACTCTGACCACTTCTCAAGCGGCGAGCTTGCATGGTGCATCTCGGGGTTGAATGTATGCAGGAGTGAGATCCACTGTCTGATCGGCATCCAGTGCTCGTGATCGCATCGGATCCACCGTGCTCTAGCTTCTCTTGGGCCTGGCATCTTGGGCCTTAGCATGCAAAAGGCCCTCTTGGGCCTGGCTGGCCCTGCACAATGGAGGAAGGAAACTTGAAGCccagatgaaaaaaaaagatatctcAAAACCAGACACATGGTGGTCTGGATTCAACTTTATGCCCTCCTCGCCCATTGTTTCCACTTCTGCTAACATGTCAGAGAGACAATACGTATATATATGTCCGATCCAGTCAAAACGTGcagcaagcatgcatgcatggccctGAATATTCACACACATGCCattaatcatgcatgcacaagACTCacaggatcgatcgatcgatctaatCAATCTAGCCGGCCGGACTCCAAAGATTCATTATTCCACCTCCAAACTAATATAACATCAATCATACACACACCACATAGGCGCCATGCGCGTATTAATATATAGATGGAGATATATACCACCACGCAATAATCCCAAAAAGTGCAACCGGTGTGAGATATTAGAAATATATAGCATGTGTGTCCAAGCCAAGCCGACATGCATGTACACAATACGTCGCGTCCAGACATGTACATGTCCTTAAAACCTCGCACGTGTAGTCAGTCAGTCCTCTCAGGTCCAAGCAGCAGAGATCAGGCCGGGagcacatgcacgcacgcacagcCTTAAAAATCAGCCTTTGCTAGCCAGCTATTTTGTCTGTATATATCTCCCCTTAAAATGTCTGTACATATCTATGTGAGTCTAGAAACGTCCCGTCGTAACATGCAAGATAATGTTATCTGCATATATAATATCGACCTGTCAATCTGGTTGTATTTGCTTCTGATGGTAAGAGAAAGAGATACTAGTAGTAGATAAGAGATAACGTAGTTTATGCGTGGATAAGGGGAAAATCCTGGCGATGATAATTTGATTAAGCTCAGGGGAGGAGTGAGATGTCCGGACGTGGCACGACGTGCTCCGCAGGTTAATGATTTCCCTCGCCAGCAAtgtgttgctgctgcatcaACGGCGACAGCGCTCGTAAATAAAAAGGGGCagattattttatttttctgagaTAGAACAAGGTTTAATTAGAAGTTCGAGCAACAGtgaggtgcatgcatgcatgcacatacgTGTGTCACCGTCGCTCTAAAGTTCTTCGTCGTTTGGGCCAtttgttaattaatttgttccctccgtttctaaatactcaCTCAGTTCCTAAGTACTTGCCACTGTTTTAGTTAAAAtatttgtcgctgttttagttaaaacttgcactaaaacagcgacaagtatttaggaacggagggagtacaagaaaTTCAGTTGGTAATATGAATTCCAAGAGTACGTTGGAGATGCGTTGCTGCTGTTGTAAACATTTGACATTTTGACATAGACCCTCTCCATGATCCACAACCTCGTATGTTCTGCAAAAATCAATATGTAAACGCTTCAGCTTAGAGAAAATGTAGCTAATTAATCATGCATGGATTGGATGGCCAAGTAATTAACGATGACGCAAGCAATGATCAAAACATGCTTCTGCCATGCATGAGCATGATGCATGTGTATGCGCATGTCCCCTGCTAGCCCGTCTTGCTTCCCAACACAACACCGGGCGCACTACTGACCAGCCAGCTAGCCAGCAAGCATGCATCAATCTGGCTTACTCATTCCAACCTGCAGGCGAACCCAAGAGAGAATTCAGGAATAGATATGCGTAATCTGTGAAGTGACATTGTTAATTGGGCAGTGCAAAATGATGCACATTATTTAGTAATGGGCGCGCACTATCTATCATGTGGTAGAACAAGAATGTTACTCCACTATAATAGGAGTATTTATGTGTTCTTAATTATTCTATTTAGCAAGAAACATTCTCAATCATTCTGACTTTATTTTATCGCGCTGTTTTCATCATATTAAGACACGAGATTGCAATGGAATTAATAAGGAGATAGCTTACACGTCGACCATCGCCACAAGTCACATACCGCACTCAGAAAAGTGTCCCCGGCGCCATCGAAAGGCATCTCGACATTGAAACCTTGCAAATGGCACAACACCATTGCCTAGTGGTCACTGAAGCATATGCACGCCGACGAGTGTCTTCGTCTCACAAAAGCATATTGCTCATGCTACAAAAAGCGAC
This is a stretch of genomic DNA from Brachypodium distachyon strain Bd21 chromosome 1, Brachypodium_distachyon_v3.0, whole genome shotgun sequence. It encodes these proteins:
- the LOC100825875 gene encoding fasciclin-like arabinogalactan protein 3, encoding MAPPKLSLLALLFLLFPAAGNAAAAAAAADPADTVAAAAPPALFNVTEILGRFPDFTLFNYLLTKTKVSAQINRRGTVTILAPVNADVDWLLRRSSRLPRAALVELLAVHVILDYIDAAKLAALPRGRPGAPPVVATTLYQTMGVAPAGDRSGFLTITPTGNGGAVFASAAPGALVNAPFKKAVTAKPYNISVLQISNFVVPPGVISRPRFGPPPPRRIRSMAVAPSPAPAPVLPAVPPVTMPVEEGTTETIPVAAPEPSDGNRAVEAMRLWFGAGVVMALACVLVTGL